A single window of Treponema denticola ATCC 35405 DNA harbors:
- a CDS encoding DUF5058 family protein: MFDVNSSVLFWFAGIVILFVLIQSVFFLIKALRRAKELNMSQKKIKQIISGAAIFTVAPAISIILGMISLSKFLGLPLPWLRLSVLGALTYELTAASTAASVLDIPLDEPIANATAYTTISWVMALGIISGIVVIALFLPKMQKNLIKMKSKDEKWSKLLIDALFMGMISAFLGMIFSEIRLGLKGWIPVFVMFFSAFLMLVCGLVVKKTRAKWLESYAMPISLLGGMAFSIPITMLIA, from the coding sequence ATGTTTGATGTTAATAGTTCTGTGCTCTTTTGGTTTGCAGGTATTGTGATACTCTTTGTTTTAATTCAGTCCGTCTTCTTTTTGATAAAGGCTTTGAGGCGGGCAAAAGAGCTCAATATGTCCCAAAAAAAAATAAAGCAAATTATCTCCGGAGCAGCGATTTTTACGGTTGCACCCGCCATTTCAATCATTTTAGGCATGATAAGCCTTTCCAAATTTTTAGGACTTCCCCTGCCTTGGCTCCGCCTTTCGGTACTGGGAGCCTTAACCTATGAGCTTACTGCGGCAAGCACAGCTGCTTCCGTTTTAGACATTCCCTTGGATGAGCCGATTGCAAATGCAACAGCCTATACGACTATTTCTTGGGTTATGGCCCTCGGAATAATTTCGGGGATTGTCGTGATTGCTCTTTTTCTGCCAAAGATGCAAAAAAATCTTATTAAGATGAAGTCCAAGGATGAAAAATGGAGTAAGCTCCTCATCGATGCCCTTTTTATGGGAATGATTTCCGCCTTTTTAGGAATGATATTTTCTGAAATCAGGCTCGGGCTTAAGGGTTGGATTCCCGTTTTTGTGATGTTTTTTTCAGCCTTTTTAATGCTTGTCTGCGGTTTAGTCGTAAAAAAGACAAGGGCTAAGTGGCTTGAAAGCTATGCTATGCCGATAAGCCTTTTGGGAGGGATGGCTTTTTCCATTCCGATTACCATGTTGATAGCTTAA
- a CDS encoding threonine aldolase family protein: MYFFINDYSEGCHPKILKALTETNEEQTVGYGCDEYCAEAADLILKELDAPQSKVYFFSGGTQTNLTMIASVLRPHQGVIAADTGHINVHESGAIEACGHKVLTIESANGKITAEQAEALIRAHYDDPTAEHMVQPGMIYISNPTELGTIYSKKELQALKLTAQKYSVPLYVDGARLGTALTADNNDLSLADMARYTDAFYIGGTKMGALFGEALIINNQDLQKDFRYIQKQKGGLFAKGRLLGLQFKTLFKDKLYFEIGRTMNETAKMIRKGFSDRGFSFFMKSETNQSFPIIENSLLAKIEKEFKCEFWAKISENQTAVRFCTSWATTKEAVKKLFEYVDEINSNAIKR; this comes from the coding sequence ATGTATTTTTTTATAAATGATTACAGTGAAGGTTGTCATCCAAAAATTCTTAAAGCATTGACGGAAACAAATGAAGAGCAAACCGTCGGTTACGGCTGTGACGAATATTGTGCAGAAGCTGCAGACCTTATCTTAAAAGAACTGGATGCACCTCAAAGTAAGGTTTATTTCTTTTCTGGCGGAACACAAACCAACCTGACCATGATAGCCTCAGTACTAAGACCCCATCAGGGAGTTATCGCCGCCGATACAGGGCATATAAACGTACATGAGTCGGGAGCCATCGAAGCTTGCGGACACAAGGTTCTAACCATCGAATCGGCAAACGGAAAAATAACGGCGGAGCAGGCTGAAGCTCTTATAAGGGCACATTACGATGATCCCACAGCCGAGCACATGGTTCAGCCCGGAATGATTTATATTTCAAATCCTACGGAACTCGGCACCATTTATTCAAAAAAAGAATTACAGGCTTTAAAGCTGACCGCTCAAAAATATTCCGTACCCCTCTATGTTGACGGCGCCCGCCTAGGGACAGCCCTCACCGCTGACAATAACGACTTAAGCCTTGCAGACATGGCAAGATATACGGATGCCTTTTATATAGGCGGAACAAAGATGGGCGCTCTTTTCGGTGAAGCCCTTATCATCAACAACCAAGATCTTCAAAAAGACTTTAGATATATACAAAAACAAAAAGGCGGTCTTTTTGCAAAGGGCAGACTTTTAGGCCTTCAGTTTAAAACTCTTTTTAAGGATAAGCTTTACTTCGAAATAGGAAGAACAATGAACGAAACGGCAAAGATGATCCGTAAAGGTTTTTCCGATAGGGGCTTTTCTTTTTTTATGAAAAGCGAAACAAACCAGAGCTTTCCGATAATAGAAAATAGTCTTTTAGCTAAAATAGAAAAAGAATTTAAATGCGAATTTTGGGCAAAAATTTCAGAAAACCAAACAGCAGTTCGCTTTTGTACCTCATGGGCAACAACAAAAGAGGCGGTAAAAAAACTTTTTGAATACGTGGACGAGATAAACAGCAATGCGATTAAAAGATAA